Proteins from a genomic interval of Sparus aurata chromosome 21, fSpaAur1.1, whole genome shotgun sequence:
- the LOC115573397 gene encoding myosin-7, with amino-acid sequence MGDAAMAEFGPAAPYLRKSDKERLEAQTRTFDMKKECFVPDPEVEYVKASITSRDGDKVTAETEFGKTVTVKECDVHPQNPPKFDKIEDMAMFTFLHEPAVLFNLKERYAAWMIYTYSGLFCVTVNPYKWLPVYNQEVVVAYRGKKRSEAPPHIFSISDNAYQYMLSDRENQSILITGESGAGKTVNTKRVIQYFASIAAVPGGKKDPSAEKKGTLEDQIIQANPALEAFGNAKTIRNDNSSRFGKFIRIHFDNRGKLASADIETYLLEKSRVTYQLKAERDYHIFYQILSQQKPELLEMLLITNNPYDYAFISQGETTVASINDSEELMATDDAFDVLGFTQEEKNSIYKLTGAIMHYGNMKFKQKQREEQAEADGTEDADKVAYLMGLNSADLIKGLCHPRVKVGNEWVTKGQNVAQVYYAIGALSKSVYEKMFLWMVVRINQSLDTKQPRQYFIGVLDIAGFEIFDFNTFEQLCINFTNEKLQQFFNHHMFVLEQEEYKKEGIEWTFIDFGMDLQACIDLIEKPMGIMSILEEECMFPKASDTTFKAKLYDNHLGKSNNFQKPRVVKGKPEAHFSLVHYAGTVDYNINNWLVKNKDPLNETVVGLYQKSNLKLLSLLFANYAGAESADGGKGKGGGSKKKGSSFQTVSALHRENLNKLMTNLRSTHPHFVRCIIPNETKTPGAMENPLVMHQLRCNGVLEGIRICRKGFPNRILYGDFKQRYRILNPNAIPEGQFIDNKKAAEKLLGSLDIDHNQYKLGHTKVFFKAGLLGQLEEMRDDRLALIITGIQARSRGLLARIEFQKIVERRDALLVIQWNIRAFMGVKNWPWMKMYFKIKPLLKSAETEKEMANMKEEFTKLKEAYAKSEARRKELEEKMVTLLQEKNDLQLQVQSEQDNLCDAEERCEGLIKSKIQLEAKIKELTERLEDEEEMNAELTGKKRKLEDECSELKKDIDDLELTLAKVEKEKHATENKVKNLTEEMAAMDEIIAKLTKEKKALQEAHQQTLDDLQSEEDKVNTLTKAKAKLEQQVDDLEGSLEQEKKVRMDLERAKRKLEGDLKLAQESIMDLENDKQQLEERLKKKDFEISQLNGKIEDEQAISAQLQKKLKELQARIEELEEELEAERAARAKVEKQRADLARELEEISERLEEAGGATSAQIEMNKKREAEFQKLRRDLEEATLQHEATAATLRKKQADSVADLGEQIDNLQRVKQKLEKEKSELRLELDDVVSNMEQIVKAKNNLEKMCRSLEDQMNEYKTKSEEGQRSINDFTMQKAKLQTENGELARQLEEKDSLVSQLTRGKQSYTQQIEDLKRQLEEEVKGKNALAHAVQSARHDCDLLREQYEEEQEAKTELQRSMSKANSEVAQWRTKYETDAIQRTEELEEAKKKLAQRLQDAEEAVEAVNAKCSSLEKTKHRLQNEIEDLMVDVERSNAAAAALDKRQRNFDKILAEWKQKYEESQTELESSQKEARSLSTELFKLKNSYEESLEHLETMKRENKNLQEEISDLTEQIGESGKSIHELEKIRKQLEQEKSEIQQALEEAEASLEHEEGKILRVQLEFNQVKADIERKLAEKDEEMEQAKRNQQRTVDTLQSSLEAETRSRNEALRLKKKMEGDLNEMEIQLSQANRQAAEAQKQLKAVHAHLKDAQLQLDDSLRANDDMKENIAIVERRNNLLQAEVEELRAALEQTERSRKLAEQELLDVTERVQLLHSQNTSLLNQKKKLEADTSQLQTEVEEAVQECRNAEEKAKKAITDAAMMAEELKKEQDTSAHLERMKKNMEQTIKDLQHRLDEAEQIAMKGGKKQLQKLEARIRELESEVEAEQRRSSESVKGIRKYERRIKELTYQTEEDRKNLARLQDLADKLQLKVKSYKKAAEEAEEQANSNLTKFRKLQHELDEAEERADIAESQVNKLRAKSRDVGSKKGHNEE; translated from the exons atgGGTGATGCCGCCATGGCAGAGTTTGGGCCCGCTGCTCCTTATCTTAGGAAGTCAGATAAGGAGCGTCTAGAGGCACAAACTCGTACATTTGACATGAAGAAGGAGTGCTTTGTTCCTGATCCGGAGGTTGAGTATGTCAAGGCATCTATCACTAGTCGTGATGGTGATAAAGTCACTGCTGAGACTGAATTTGGAAAG ACCGTCACAGTGAAGGAGTGTGATGTACACCCTCAGAACCCGCCAAAGTTTGATAAAATTGAAGACATGGCGATGTTCACCTTCCTCCATGAGCCCGCTGTGCTGTTTAACCTCAAAGAGCGTTATGCAGCATGGATGATCTAT ACCTACTCTGGGCTGTTCTGTGTGACTGTCAACCCCTACAAGTGGCTGCCAGTCTACAACCAGGAAGTGGTTGTTGCCTAtagaggaaagaagaggagtGAAGCTCCACCTCATATCTTCTCCATCTCTGACAATGCTTACCAGTACATGCTGTCAG ATAGAGAAAACCAGTCAATCCTTATCAC TGGAGAATCTGGTGCTGGAAAGACTGTTAACACGAAGCGTGTCATTCAGTACTTTGCCAGTATTGCAGCTGTCCCTGGTGGGAAAAAAGATCCATCAGCTGAGAAGAAG GGTACCCTGGAGGATCAAATCATTCAGGCTAACCCTGCTCTTGAGGCCTTTGGAAATGCCAAGACCATCAGGAATGACAACTCCTCCAGATTT GGGAAATTCATCAGAATTCATTTTGACAACAGAGGGAAGCTAGCCTCTGCTGACATTGAAACTT ACCTTTTGGAAAAGTCTCGTGTGACCTATCAGCTCAAAGCTGAGAGGGACTACCACATTTTCTACCAGATCTTGTCTCAGCAAAAGCCTGAACTTCTGG AAATGTTGCTTATCACCAACAACCCCTATGACTACGCATTCATCTCCCAAGGAGAGACAACAGTAGCCTCTATCAATGATTCTGAAGAGCTGATGGCCACTGAT GATGCCTTTGATGTGCTGGGCTTCACTCAAGAAGAGAAGAACAGCATTTACAAGCTGACTGGTGCCATCATGCACTATGGTAACATGAAGTTTAAGCAAAAGCAGCGAGAAGAGCAAGCAGAGGCCGATGGCACTGAAG ATGCTGACAAAGTCGCATATCTGATGGGCCTTAACTCTGCTGACCTCATCAAAGGTCTCTGTCACCCAAGAGTCAAAGTAGGAAATGAATGGGTCACCAAGGGTCAAAATGTAGCCCAG GTGTACTATGCTATTGGTGCATTGTCTAAATCAGTGTATGAGAAGATGTTTCTGTGGATGGTGGTGAGAATCAACCAATCCTTGGACACTAAGCAGCCCCGCCAGTACTTCATTGGTGTGCTCGACATTGCTGGATTTGAGATTTTTGAT ttcaaCACCTTTGAGCAGCTTTGCATCAACTTCACCAATGAAAAACTGCAACAGTTTTTCAACCACCACATGTTTGTGCTGGAACAGGAAGAGTACAAGAAAGAGGGCATTGAATGGACGTTCATTGACTTTGGTATGGACTTGCAGGCCTGTATTGACCTGATTGAAAAG CCCATGGGTATCATGTCCATCCTTGAAGAGGAGTGCATGTTCCCCAAAGCCTCTGATACCACCTTTAAAGCTAAGCTCTATGACAACCATCTGGGAAAATCAAACAACTTCCAGAAGCCCAGAGTTGTGAAAGGGAAACCCGAGGCACATTTCTCCCTGGTTCACTACGCTGGAACTGTTGACTACAATATCAATAACTGGCTGGTGAAGAACAAGGATCCTCTGAATGAGACCGTTGTAGGACTATACCAGAAGTCTAATCTTAAGCTATTATCTTTACTCTTTGCAAATTATGCTGGAGCAGAATCAG CTGATGGTGGAAAGGGCAAAGGAGGAGGAAGCAAGAAGAAGGGTTCTTCCTTCCAAACCGTGTCTGCTTTGCACAGG GAGAACCTGAACAAGCTGATGACCAACTTGAGGTCTACTCACCCTCACTTTGTACGCTGTATCATCCCCAATGAGACCAAGACTCCTGGGGCCATGGAGAATCCTCTGGTGATGCACCAGCTGCGCTGTAACGGTGTGCTGGAAGGCATCAGGATCTGCAGGAAGGGCTTCCCCAACAGGATCCTCTATGGAGATTTCAAACAGAG ATACCGTATTTTGAACCCTAATGCAATTCCTGAGGGACAGTTCATTGACAACAAGAAGGCTGCCGAGAAACTGCTGGGATCTCTGGACATTGACCACAACCAGTACAAACTGGGGCACACCAAG GTGTTCTTCAAAGCTGGACTTCTAGGTCAGCTTGAGGAGATGCGAGATGACCGACTAGCCCTGATTATCACCGGCATTCAAGCGCGGTCACGAGGCCTTCTGGCACGAATTGAATTCCAGAAGATTGTTGAACGCAG GGATGCATTACTTGTGATCCAGTGGAACATCCGCGCCTTCATGGGAGTCAAGAATTGGccctggatgaaaatgtattttaagatTAAACCTCTCTTAAAATCAGCAGAGACTGAGAAGGAGATGGCCAACATGAAGGAGGAGTTTACCAAGCTAAAAGAGGCTTATGCAAAATCTGAAGCCCGCAGGAAGGAACTAGAAGAAAAAATGGTCACTCTGCTCCAAGAGAAGAATGATCTGCAGCTTCAAGTTCAATCT GAGCAAGATAATCTTTGTGATGCTGAGGAAAGATGTGAAGGGTTGATCAAGAGCAAGATTCAGCTGGAGGCAAAAATCAAAGAGTTAACAGAAAGActggaagatgaagaggagatgAATGCTGAACTCACTGGTAagaagaggaagctggaggatGAGTGTTCTGAGCTGAAGAAAGACATTGATGACTTAGAGTTGACTCTGGCTAAAGTGGAGAAAGAGAAGCATGCCACCGAGAACAAG GTAAAAAACTTGACTGAGGAAATGGCTGCCATGGATGAAATCATTGCCAAGCTGACCAAGGAAAAGAAGGCCTTACAAGAAGCTCATCAGCAAACACTGGATGATCTGCAGAGTGAAGAAGACAAAGTCAACACTCTGACCAAGGCCAAGGCGAAGCTGGAGCAGCAAGTGGATGAT CTTGAAGGATCTCTCGAGCAAGAGAAGAAAGTGCGTATGGACCTTGAGAGAGCAAAGCGGAAGCTGGAGGGCGATCTTAAGTTAGCTCAAGAGAGCATCATGGACCTGGAAAATGACAAGCAGCAACTTGAAGAGAGGCTGAAAAA AAAAGATTTCGAAATCAGCCAACTCAATGGCAAAATAGAAGATGAACAAGCAATTAGTGCCCAGCTCCAGAAAAAACTGAAGGAGTTGCAG GCCCGGattgaggagctggaggaagagcTGGAAGCAGAGCGAGCTGCCCGAGCCAaggtggagaagcagagagcagacTTAGcaagagagctggaggagatcagtgagaggctggaggaggctgGCGGAGCAACATCTGCTCAGATCGAGATGAACAAGAAGAGGGAGGCTGAGTTCCAGAAACTCCGCAGAGACCTTGAAGAGGCAACTCTGCAGCATGAAGCCACCGCTGCAACACTCAGGAAGAAACAAGCTGACAGTGTTGCTGACCTGGGAGAGCAGATTGACAACCTGCAGAGAGTTAAGCAGAAactggagaaggagaagagtgaGCTCAGACTGGAGCTGGATGATGTTGTTTCCAATATGGAACAAATTGTGAAAGCCAAG aacAATTTGGAGAAAATGTGCAGGTCTCTGGAAGATCAGATGAACGAATATAAAACAAAGTCAGAGGAGGGACAGCGTTCCATCAATGACTTCACCATGCAGAAAGCAAAGCTTCAAACTGAGAATG GTGAACTTGCAAGACAGCTTGAGGAAAAGGATTCTCTGGTGTCTCAACTCACCAGAGGAAAACAATCCTACACTCAACAAATCGAAGACCTTAAGAGACAACTGGAGGAGGAAGTCAAA GGCAAGAATGCATTAGCCCATGCAGTGCAGTCTGCCAGACATGACTGTGACCTGCTCAGGGAGCAGtatgaggaggagcaggaggcaaAGACTGAGCTGCAGCGCAGCATGTCCAAGGCCAACTCTGAGGTGGCTCAGTGGAGAACTAAGTACGAGACTGATGCCATTCAGAGAACTGAGGAACTGGAGGAGGCAAA AAAGAAGCTGGCTCAGCGTCTGCAGGATGCTGAGGAGGCTGTTGAAGCTGTGAATGCTAAATGTTCCTCTCTGGAAAAGACCAAACACAGGCTGCAGAATGAGATTGAAGATCTCATGGTGGATGTGGAGAGGtctaatgctgctgctgctgctctggacAAGAGGCAAAGAAACTTTGACAAG ATCTTGGCAGAATGGAAACAGAAGTATGAGGAGTCTCAAACAGAGCTGGAAAGTTCTCAGAAAGAAGCCAGGTCTCTGAGCACTGAGCTCTTCAAACTGAAGAATTCCTATGAAGAATCTCTGGAACATCTGGAGACcatgaagagagagaacaagaatCTGCAGG AGGAAATTTCTGACCTCACTGAGCAAATTGGTGAGAGTGGAAAGAGTATTCATGAGCTTGAGAAGATTCGAAAACAGTTGGAGCAGGAAAAGTCTGAGATACAACAAGCCCTGGAGGAAGCAGAG GCTTCACTGGAACATGAGGAAGGGAAGATTCTCAGAGTTCAGCTTGAGTTCAACCAGGTGAAGGCTGATATCGAGCGCAAGCTGGCTGAGAAAGATGAAGAGATGGAGCAAGCAAAGAGAAACCAACAGCGAACTGTGGACACTCTTCAGAGCTCTCTTGAGGCTGAAACTCGCAGCAGGAATGAGGCCCTGCgtctgaagaagaagatggagggagaccTCAATGAGATGGAGATCCAGCTCAGCCAGGCCAACAGGCAGGCAGCTGAGGCCCAAAAACAACTTAAGGCTGTCCATGCACATCTGAAG GATGCTCAGCTCCAGCTTGATGACTCCCTGCGAGCCAATGATGATATGAAGGAAAACATTGCCATTGTTGAAAGGCGCAACAACCTGCTTCAGGCTGAAGTGGAGGAGCTTAGGGCAGCTCTGGAGCAAACTGAGAGAAGTCGCAAACTTGCTGAGCAAGAGCTGCTGGATGTTACTGAGAGGGTGCAGCTACTGCACTCACAG AACACCAGTTTGCTAAACCaaaagaagaagctggaggCTGATACATCCCAGCTTCAGACTGAAGTAGAGGAAGCAGTGCAGGAATGCAGAAATGCTGAGGAAAAGGCCAAGAAGGCCATTACTGATGCTGCCATgatggcagaggagctgaagaaagAGCAGGACACCAGCGCTCACCTGGAGCGTATGAAGAAGAACATGGAGCAAACCATTAAAGATCTGCAGCACCGCCTGGATGAAGCTGAACAGATCGCCATGAAGGGCGGCAAGAAGCAGCTGCAGAAGCTCGAGGCCAGG ATCAGAGAACTGGAAAGTGAAGTAGAAGCTGAACAAAGAAGGTCTAGTGAGTCCGTCAAGGGAATACGGAAATATGAAAGACGAATCAAAGAGCTGACCT